The Hymenobacter sp. GOD-10R genome includes a window with the following:
- the pyrF gene encoding orotidine-5'-phosphate decarboxylase, with amino-acid sequence MEKLIQRVQQADSLLCVGLDPIGADDQVLARLHEVIDQTAPYAAAFKPNLAFFLSRPDGVNLLRIVVDRVPNGIPVILDGKFGDISNTAEHYARFAYEVVGADAVTVNPYMGDDAIVPFAQPGKMVFVLAKTSNKPTHSLQDVALTRGGYLSDLAAGVVKELDEQHHNIGLVVGATNPEALARVRQACPDQWFLVPGIGAQGGDLASTLKAGLRPDGSGLLINSSRAIWQAVDAGAAARELQQQINSYRPSVVNA; translated from the coding sequence ATGGAAAAACTCATTCAACGCGTTCAACAAGCCGACTCTTTGCTATGTGTGGGCTTGGACCCCATCGGCGCGGATGACCAGGTGCTTGCTCGCCTGCACGAAGTAATCGACCAGACCGCTCCTTACGCGGCGGCTTTCAAGCCTAACCTAGCTTTTTTTCTGTCGCGACCCGATGGCGTGAACCTACTGCGCATCGTGGTAGATCGGGTGCCGAACGGCATTCCCGTGATTCTGGACGGTAAGTTCGGCGACATCTCTAACACCGCCGAGCACTATGCCCGCTTCGCCTACGAAGTAGTGGGGGCTGATGCCGTAACCGTGAATCCTTACATGGGCGATGACGCCATTGTACCGTTTGCCCAGCCGGGTAAGATGGTGTTTGTCTTGGCAAAGACTTCTAACAAGCCTACACACTCCTTGCAAGATGTGGCCCTGACGCGCGGTGGCTACCTCAGCGACCTAGCTGCCGGTGTAGTGAAGGAATTGGACGAGCAGCATCACAATATTGGTCTAGTAGTAGGCGCTACCAACCCCGAGGCGTTGGCCCGTGTGCGCCAAGCTTGCCCTGATCAGTGGTTCCTGGTGCCTGGTATTGGCGCCCAAGGTGGCGACCTAGCCTCGACGCTCAAAGCCGGGCTGCGCCCGGATGGGTCAGGTCTTCTTATTAATTCATCACGGGCCATTTGGCAGGCGGTTGATGCCGGTGCCGCCGCTCGTGAACTACAGCAACAAATCAACTCGTATCGTCCCTCCGTTGTCAATGCCTAA
- the pyrE gene encoding orotate phosphoribosyltransferase, whose amino-acid sequence MPNSQIEANSLESQLVQEDALLRGHFRLSSGLHSDTYVQCARFLRRPDLAAPAAATLAEQIREAGLQPDTVVGPAMGGVVIGYELARQLGVPGIFTERDDTGQMTLRRGFTVQPGERIIIAEDVVTTGKSTNEVARLLTSLGAEILAVASLIDRTGGKAELSFPNFALLPVTAATYAPDDCPLCRAGIPVVKPGSRPEKAFS is encoded by the coding sequence ATGCCTAATTCTCAAATCGAAGCAAATTCTTTGGAAAGCCAGCTGGTGCAGGAAGATGCCCTGTTGCGCGGGCATTTTCGCCTTTCCTCCGGTCTGCACTCCGATACCTATGTGCAATGCGCCCGCTTCCTGCGTCGTCCCGACCTAGCTGCTCCAGCGGCGGCCACATTGGCTGAGCAGATTCGCGAAGCTGGTTTGCAGCCGGATACCGTTGTCGGCCCCGCCATGGGTGGCGTCGTGATTGGCTACGAGCTAGCTCGGCAGCTCGGCGTGCCCGGCATTTTCACCGAACGCGACGATACGGGGCAGATGACTCTGCGTCGGGGCTTCACGGTGCAGCCGGGCGAGCGAATTATTATTGCCGAAGACGTGGTGACTACGGGCAAGAGTACCAACGAGGTAGCTCGACTGTTGACCAGCCTCGGGGCAGAAATTTTGGCCGTCGCAAGTTTAATTGACCGCACGGGTGGGAAAGCTGAGTTAAGTTTTCCGAACTTTGCACTGCTGCCGGTAACGGCGGCCACCTACGCACCCGATGATTGCCCGCTGTGTCGGGCAGGTATTCCGGTGGTGAAACCCGGCAGTCGGCCGGAGAAAGCGTTTTCTTAA
- a CDS encoding phosphoribosylformylglycinamidine synthase subunit PurL: MENILRSIQLLLKPGVHDGEGQRVAEAARRHLGLRTGRVQSTAVYSVRYPVTDQQLRDFATHCLQDPVLHDVALDELRHEPTFKSYILVAKLPGVTDDEGISAQNALGDFLNQPLDTHTQHIFSKRLYFLEQDLPESSLRRLAEELLGNKLINRFEVGPISQIRDYTPRPGGGAESITNLVSLTGLSDEQLVQLSKDNLYALNLEEMQAVRAYYASPETQQERQAASLPTDPTDCELEIVAQTWSEHCKHKEFSAVIKYKDLGTGEEKEIDSLFKTYIKNATAEVDRQLRANGNDWLIKVFSDNAGAVRINPESLFVWKVETHNSPSAIDPYGGAITGILGNNRDPLATGIGGAQLLFNTNVLCFGNPEFNGTLLTNQLHPRRIFEGVRKGIEDGGNKSGVPTVNGAIIFDDRYAGKPLVYCGTGAVMPMQLAGLDSWEKKIDAEDRIIMAGGRVGKDGIHGATFSSIELDETSPATAVQIGSPITQKLAMDFLMIATRRGLIKCSTDNGAGGLSSSIGELATISGGAVVELEKVPLKYPGLRPWEIFVSESQERFSLAVEPSKLDELMALGREMEVELTDIGYFTADGFLDVRFDGAPVAHLNMEFLHDGVPRKILEAEWQAPQAQEPQLAADLDYTDVLTRLLGSLNICSRESVIRQYDHEVKGRTIIKPLMGATGQAPQDAAVVRFNFESWEGVAVSNGILPRFGDLDAYHMSAGTFDEAVRQIISVGGKLPNLAPGDNIFWSVNDNFCVPDSVYDPTSNPDGKQKLAKLVRMCEALRDATAAYCIPLTSGKDSMKNDFKADGVKISVPPTVLYSMTAKIEDVRHTITSDFKQADDVVYLLGETYDELGGSEFYQLFGELGANVPQVRFEQAKELYTLMGQANDQGLIQSCHDLSDGGLAVALAEATFGYGFGAEVELKGELSLAAQLFSESHSRFVATVAPEDVVAFEQHFGARVTRLGVVTADGQLTVRHAGQTVISATTADLRDKWSNGPVNQVIGLGHDALRNVNESSTGGLG, from the coding sequence TTGGAAAACATACTTCGTTCTATTCAGCTGCTGCTCAAGCCCGGCGTTCACGACGGCGAAGGCCAGCGAGTAGCTGAGGCGGCCCGCCGCCATTTGGGTCTGCGCACCGGCCGGGTGCAAAGCACGGCCGTGTACTCAGTGCGCTACCCCGTTACGGACCAGCAACTGCGTGATTTCGCGACGCATTGCCTCCAAGATCCAGTGCTCCACGACGTAGCGCTGGATGAACTACGACACGAACCCACGTTCAAGAGTTACATCCTGGTAGCCAAGCTGCCCGGTGTAACCGACGACGAAGGCATATCGGCGCAGAACGCCCTAGGCGACTTCCTCAACCAGCCGCTCGACACGCATACGCAGCATATCTTTAGTAAGCGACTGTACTTTCTGGAGCAGGACCTGCCGGAGAGTAGTCTGCGCCGCTTGGCTGAGGAGCTGCTAGGTAACAAGCTCATTAACCGATTCGAAGTCGGCCCCATTTCCCAGATCCGCGACTACACGCCGCGCCCGGGTGGTGGGGCCGAGTCTATTACGAACCTGGTATCCTTGACCGGCCTCTCCGATGAGCAGCTTGTGCAGCTCTCGAAAGACAACCTGTACGCGCTGAACCTAGAGGAAATGCAGGCGGTGCGCGCCTACTATGCTAGCCCCGAAACGCAGCAGGAGCGCCAAGCCGCTAGCCTGCCCACCGACCCAACCGATTGCGAGTTGGAAATCGTGGCGCAGACGTGGTCAGAGCACTGCAAGCACAAGGAGTTCAGCGCCGTTATCAAGTATAAGGACCTAGGTACGGGCGAGGAGAAGGAAATCGACTCCTTATTCAAAACCTACATCAAGAATGCCACCGCCGAAGTCGACCGCCAACTGCGGGCCAACGGCAACGATTGGTTGATCAAGGTGTTCAGCGACAACGCGGGTGCCGTGCGCATCAACCCCGAGTCGTTATTCGTGTGGAAGGTCGAGACGCACAACTCGCCGTCGGCTATCGACCCGTACGGCGGAGCTATTACCGGCATCCTAGGAAACAATCGCGACCCGCTGGCTACCGGCATTGGCGGCGCGCAACTCCTCTTTAATACGAACGTGCTGTGCTTCGGCAACCCGGAGTTCAACGGCACGCTGCTCACGAACCAGTTGCACCCGCGCCGCATCTTCGAAGGTGTGCGCAAGGGCATTGAAGACGGCGGCAACAAATCAGGTGTGCCGACGGTAAACGGCGCCATCATTTTCGATGACCGCTACGCCGGCAAGCCGCTAGTATACTGCGGCACCGGCGCCGTGATGCCGATGCAACTGGCCGGACTAGACTCTTGGGAGAAAAAGATTGATGCTGAGGACCGTATCATCATGGCTGGTGGCCGGGTGGGTAAAGACGGTATCCACGGCGCTACCTTTTCGAGTATTGAGCTAGACGAAACGTCACCGGCTACGGCTGTGCAGATCGGCTCGCCGATTACGCAGAAGCTAGCTATGGATTTCCTGATGATCGCCACACGCCGTGGCCTCATCAAGTGCAGCACCGACAATGGCGCAGGCGGCTTGTCGTCCAGTATTGGCGAGCTAGCTACCATCAGCGGCGGCGCCGTGGTGGAGCTGGAGAAAGTACCGTTGAAATATCCAGGGCTGCGGCCGTGGGAAATCTTCGTTTCGGAATCGCAAGAACGTTTCTCGCTGGCTGTAGAGCCTAGCAAGCTCGATGAGCTGATGGCCCTAGGTCGCGAGATGGAAGTGGAGTTGACCGACATCGGTTACTTCACTGCCGATGGCTTCCTCGATGTGCGCTTCGACGGTGCACCCGTGGCACACCTGAATATGGAGTTCCTGCATGACGGCGTGCCGCGCAAAATCCTTGAAGCCGAGTGGCAAGCGCCACAAGCCCAAGAGCCTCAACTTGCTGCTGACCTCGACTACACCGACGTGCTAACGCGCCTGCTCGGCAGCCTAAATATCTGCTCGCGTGAGTCAGTGATTCGGCAGTACGACCACGAGGTGAAAGGCCGTACTATCATCAAGCCTTTGATGGGTGCGACTGGCCAAGCGCCGCAAGATGCCGCCGTGGTGCGCTTCAACTTCGAAAGCTGGGAAGGCGTGGCCGTGAGCAACGGCATCCTGCCCCGCTTCGGCGACCTAGATGCGTATCATATGTCGGCCGGCACTTTTGATGAAGCCGTGCGGCAGATCATTTCGGTGGGAGGGAAGCTGCCCAACCTAGCTCCCGGCGACAACATCTTCTGGTCGGTGAACGACAACTTCTGTGTTCCCGATTCAGTCTATGACCCCACCAGCAACCCCGATGGTAAGCAGAAGCTAGCTAAGCTGGTACGTATGTGCGAGGCCCTGCGCGACGCCACCGCGGCGTACTGCATCCCGCTCACCAGCGGCAAGGACAGCATGAAGAACGACTTCAAAGCGGACGGCGTGAAAATATCGGTGCCCCCGACGGTGCTATATTCCATGACCGCCAAGATTGAAGACGTGCGCCACACCATCACCTCCGACTTCAAGCAAGCCGACGACGTGGTGTACCTGCTGGGCGAGACCTATGACGAGCTAGGTGGCTCGGAGTTCTACCAGCTGTTCGGCGAGCTAGGTGCCAACGTGCCCCAGGTTCGTTTCGAGCAAGCCAAAGAACTCTACACGCTCATGGGCCAGGCTAATGATCAAGGCCTCATCCAATCGTGCCACGACCTAAGCGACGGCGGTCTAGCTGTGGCGCTAGCTGAAGCGACGTTTGGCTACGGCTTCGGCGCTGAGGTGGAGCTGAAAGGCGAGCTGAGCCTAGCGGCGCAACTGTTCTCGGAGTCGCACTCGCGCTTCGTGGCTACGGTGGCGCCGGAAGATGTAGTGGCCTTCGAGCAACATTTTGGCGCTCGGGTTACTCGCCTCGGTGTGGTAACGGCGGACGGCCAGTTGACGGTGCGGCACGCGGGGCAGACGGTTATCTCAGCCACTACTGCTGACCTGCGGGACAAGTGGTCGAATGGCCCGGTGAATCAAGTGATTGGCTTAGGGCATGATGCTCTGCGCAACGTGAACGAAAGCTCAACCGGAGGTCTGGGTTAA
- a CDS encoding phosphoribosylformylglycinamidine synthase subunit PurQ, whose amino-acid sequence MVQALILTGFGINCEEEFAAAYRLAGAEATIVHLNQVLLGHVSIHDYDILNFPGGFSFGDDLGSGVVLANKLRYRQTPSGRTLLDDIKEFIANGKFVMGICNGFQVLVKLGLLPNLSGNVTPEVTLTHNASGRYEDRWVRLKVNPNSRTPFLKGIETMEVPVRHGEGRLVISGADTLAQIQDKALNCLTYIGFDDSPTDVYPHNPNGADLNCAGLTDPTGQVFGLMPHPEAFLSLYNHPDWARRKRLNRSISEEGDGLKLFRNIVEHVQGQRTEVVSQEIGQLSS is encoded by the coding sequence ATGGTTCAAGCACTCATTTTAACAGGTTTCGGCATCAACTGCGAAGAGGAATTCGCGGCGGCCTACCGCTTGGCGGGTGCTGAGGCGACGATCGTGCACCTGAACCAGGTGCTGCTCGGGCATGTCAGCATCCACGATTACGACATCCTGAACTTCCCCGGCGGCTTTAGCTTCGGCGACGACCTAGGTTCAGGCGTGGTGCTTGCCAACAAGCTGCGCTACCGCCAAACGCCTAGCGGCCGCACGCTGCTTGATGATATCAAGGAGTTCATCGCCAATGGCAAATTCGTGATGGGCATTTGCAACGGCTTCCAAGTGCTGGTGAAGCTAGGTCTGCTCCCAAATCTGAGCGGTAACGTGACGCCCGAAGTGACGCTCACGCACAACGCCTCGGGTCGCTACGAAGACCGTTGGGTGCGCCTGAAGGTAAACCCGAACTCGCGTACACCTTTCCTGAAAGGCATCGAGACGATGGAAGTGCCGGTGCGCCACGGCGAAGGTCGCTTGGTTATCTCCGGCGCCGACACCCTAGCCCAGATTCAGGACAAAGCCCTGAACTGCCTCACTTACATCGGTTTTGATGATTCGCCGACCGATGTGTACCCGCATAATCCCAACGGTGCCGACCTGAACTGCGCTGGCCTGACCGACCCAACCGGCCAGGTATTCGGGCTAATGCCGCACCCGGAGGCGTTCCTTTCCCTGTACAACCACCCCGATTGGGCTCGGCGCAAGCGTCTGAACCGCAGCATCAGCGAGGAAGGCGACGGTCTGAAGCTGTTCCGCAACATTGTGGAGCACGTGCAAGGCCAGCGCACCGAAGTTGTATCCCAAGAAATAGGTCAGTTATCCTCTTAA
- the purC gene encoding phosphoribosylaminoimidazolesuccinocarboxamide synthase, producing MNTLNQFDTPQLQLLHRGKVRDSFRAPNGERIIVVTDRLSAFDSVLETPIAHKGAVLNGLANFWFEKTKDIIPNHVIELVDANAMLVKEAEPIRVEMVVRAYLTGSMWRGYQAGQRTFSGVTVPDGMTKHQPFPEFILTPTTKEESDREITPENLVSEGWVSQELYDQMAVKALALFKVGSNLLKEKGIILVDTKYEFGLLNGELILIDEIHTPDSSRFWSAEDYAKNPETAEQMDKEYVRQWLIANKQDGKYPRALTPEVSAEASRRYLDIYERIVGSPLPTGSEQTTDVTARLVGNLVRAGLMTPN from the coding sequence ATGAACACCCTCAACCAGTTCGACACCCCTCAGCTTCAACTCCTGCACCGCGGCAAAGTTCGCGATTCGTTCCGCGCCCCCAACGGCGAGCGTATCATCGTCGTAACCGACCGTCTGTCGGCTTTCGATTCGGTGCTGGAAACGCCGATAGCGCACAAAGGTGCCGTGCTCAATGGTTTAGCTAACTTCTGGTTTGAGAAAACCAAGGACATCATCCCCAACCACGTAATTGAGCTAGTGGATGCCAACGCCATGCTGGTGAAAGAGGCCGAGCCGATTCGGGTGGAAATGGTGGTGCGGGCGTACCTCACCGGCTCGATGTGGCGCGGCTACCAAGCCGGTCAGCGCACCTTCTCCGGCGTGACGGTGCCCGACGGCATGACCAAGCACCAGCCCTTCCCCGAGTTCATCCTGACGCCTACTACCAAAGAGGAATCGGACCGCGAAATCACGCCTGAAAACCTGGTAAGCGAAGGCTGGGTAAGCCAGGAGCTGTACGACCAAATGGCTGTGAAGGCCCTAGCCCTCTTCAAAGTTGGCTCGAACCTGCTGAAGGAGAAAGGCATCATCCTGGTCGATACCAAGTATGAGTTTGGCTTGCTCAATGGCGAGCTGATCCTGATTGACGAAATTCATACTCCCGATTCGTCGCGCTTCTGGTCGGCCGAAGACTACGCCAAGAACCCCGAGACCGCCGAGCAGATGGACAAGGAGTACGTGCGGCAGTGGCTGATTGCCAACAAGCAAGACGGCAAATACCCCCGCGCCCTCACGCCGGAAGTTTCGGCCGAAGCTAGCCGCCGCTACCTCGACATCTACGAGCGCATCGTGGGCAGCCCGCTCCCGACCGGCTCCGAGCAGACAACTGACGTAACTGCTCGCCTCGTGGGCAATCTGGTGCGTGCTGGCTTGATGACGCCGAACTAG
- a CDS encoding nuclear transport factor 2 family protein has product METSNPQQLVETYIEAYNRFDVDGMVRHLHDDVVFKNVSNGEVTLATKGKEAFQQQAEQAKQYFSHREQHVTNWQKADSQIEVLIDYIGVAATEFPNGLKPGDTLRLQGKSIFQFADGKIVSIEDIS; this is encoded by the coding sequence ATGGAGACATCTAATCCACAACAACTTGTTGAAACTTATATCGAGGCCTACAACCGCTTCGATGTAGATGGGATGGTGCGCCATCTACACGACGATGTGGTGTTCAAGAATGTTTCTAACGGTGAAGTAACCCTAGCTACGAAGGGGAAAGAAGCCTTCCAGCAACAGGCTGAGCAAGCCAAACAATATTTCTCTCATCGGGAGCAGCACGTTACTAACTGGCAGAAAGCTGACAGCCAAATAGAAGTGCTGATTGACTACATCGGAGTAGCAGCCACTGAGTTTCCTAACGGTTTAAAACCTGGTGATACTCTACGCCTGCAAGGCAAATCTATTTTCCAGTTCGCCGACGGTAAGATCGTTTCCATCGAAGACATTAGTTAA
- the purD gene encoding phosphoribosylamine--glycine ligase, with product MTTPKNIVLLGSGAREHALACKLTRDGGTVHVIPGNAGIPGSNPSISATDFPAIQQFCEANDVKLIVVGPEAPLAAGVVDFFAGTDIKVFGPDKRGAVLESSKIWSKEFMRRHGVATAQAWQYRSDQIEEARTKAAELGGHVVVKYDGLAAGKGVYVCSSVEEAEEALRDLQAQHTGWFSFLLEEKLSGPEISIIGITDGVAIRLLATSQDHKQLLAGDQGPNTGGMGAYCPVPFANDNVLAAIRTNIVDPTLRGLQNEPFDFKGFIYFGIMLTPNGPKLLEYNVRLGDPEAEVLLPAMASSLLELIEATLEGTLNQTVVRQKPGYFVGVVLASGGYPASGFPTGFPIKGLNELHPSTLVYHGATRQQDGQLVTNGGRVLVLASHGNDLEAAIQRVYDECALVSFQDMYYRTDIGRRPTSSLTNAY from the coding sequence TTGACCACCCCCAAAAATATCGTTCTCCTCGGCTCTGGTGCCCGCGAACACGCCTTAGCTTGCAAGCTGACGCGCGACGGCGGTACCGTGCACGTGATACCCGGCAACGCCGGCATTCCCGGCAGCAACCCTAGCATCAGCGCCACCGACTTCCCGGCCATCCAGCAATTCTGTGAAGCCAATGACGTAAAGCTGATTGTAGTAGGGCCGGAAGCTCCTTTAGCAGCTGGCGTTGTGGATTTCTTTGCCGGGACGGACATTAAAGTGTTTGGTCCTGACAAGCGCGGCGCGGTGCTGGAAAGCTCCAAAATCTGGTCGAAAGAATTTATGCGCCGCCACGGCGTAGCTACAGCACAAGCTTGGCAGTACCGCAGCGACCAAATAGAGGAGGCACGAACTAAAGCTGCCGAGCTAGGTGGACACGTGGTTGTGAAATACGATGGCCTAGCTGCCGGCAAAGGCGTGTACGTGTGCTCGTCGGTAGAGGAAGCAGAAGAGGCCTTGCGCGATTTACAAGCCCAGCACACCGGCTGGTTTTCATTTTTGCTCGAAGAAAAGCTAAGTGGCCCCGAAATCAGCATTATCGGCATCACCGATGGTGTTGCGATTCGGTTGTTGGCGACTTCACAAGATCACAAGCAGCTGTTAGCTGGCGACCAAGGTCCGAATACAGGTGGCATGGGCGCTTACTGTCCTGTGCCGTTTGCCAATGATAACGTGCTAGCTGCCATTCGCACCAATATTGTTGATCCTACGCTTCGTGGTCTTCAGAATGAGCCTTTTGATTTTAAGGGTTTCATTTATTTCGGCATCATGCTCACCCCGAATGGGCCGAAGCTGCTAGAATACAATGTGCGCCTCGGTGACCCTGAGGCAGAAGTATTGTTGCCTGCCATGGCCAGCAGTCTGTTAGAGCTAATTGAAGCGACTTTGGAAGGTACCTTGAATCAAACGGTGGTGCGCCAAAAACCTGGCTACTTCGTGGGAGTCGTGCTGGCTTCTGGTGGTTATCCGGCTTCTGGCTTCCCCACTGGCTTTCCCATCAAAGGGCTCAACGAGCTGCACCCTAGCACACTAGTCTACCATGGTGCCACGCGGCAACAAGATGGCCAGTTGGTGACCAATGGGGGACGCGTGCTGGTGCTGGCGTCTCACGGAAATGATTTGGAGGCCGCCATCCAGCGCGTGTACGATGAGTGCGCCTTGGTTTCCTTCCAGGACATGTACTACCGTACCGATATCGGTCGACGGCCCACATCTAGCTTAACCAATGCCTACTAA
- the purN gene encoding phosphoribosylglycinamide formyltransferase encodes MPTNAPTDRKQRLAILLSGRGSNMVALVKAVQNGVLRELAEVAVVFSNHPEAPGLATAADLGCPTASLSSQGRKRVAFDADVVELLRGYQPDYLILAGYMRILSPVFIRAFAGRILNIHPADTHQHQGLHAYEWAFENQLPETKITVHLVDEGLDTGPVLAQRSVDLRGANTLAEVERRGLAVEHELYAETLARLITGQLPSQTTPGPQVSVAENWQPATDN; translated from the coding sequence ATGCCTACTAACGCCCCTACAGATCGTAAGCAGCGGCTCGCCATTCTGCTGTCAGGAAGGGGCTCCAATATGGTGGCCTTAGTGAAAGCTGTACAAAATGGTGTGCTACGCGAACTTGCGGAGGTAGCCGTGGTGTTCAGCAACCATCCGGAGGCGCCGGGTCTGGCTACAGCAGCAGACCTAGGTTGCCCAACGGCTAGCTTGTCGTCGCAAGGAAGAAAGCGAGTGGCATTTGATGCGGATGTGGTCGAATTGTTGCGGGGATATCAGCCTGATTATCTGATACTCGCTGGTTATATGCGTATCTTGTCACCTGTCTTTATCCGCGCGTTTGCCGGGCGTATCCTCAACATCCACCCGGCCGATACGCACCAGCACCAAGGTTTGCACGCCTACGAATGGGCTTTTGAGAACCAATTGCCCGAAACCAAAATTACCGTTCATCTCGTGGACGAAGGCCTCGACACCGGTCCAGTGCTGGCTCAGCGTTCCGTCGATTTGCGCGGCGCAAATACATTGGCAGAGGTAGAACGCCGCGGTCTAGCCGTGGAACACGAACTGTATGCCGAAACTCTGGCCCGTCTGATTACCGGGCAGCTTCCTTCTCAAACAACTCCCGGCCCCCAGGTATCTGTAGCGGAAAACTGGCAACCGGCAACTGATAACTGA
- the purF gene encoding amidophosphoribosyltransferase has product MCGIVGFYGPDDVVHDIVFGLTALQHRGQDAAGIATFNGNFHLHKGNGLVNDVFKPKHVKKLKGNIGIGHVRYTTQGSNDADLAQPFTTSYPFGLAMVHNGNVINFRDAAKRLHEKYHVLPKTSNDLELIMYTFASELRIKDLDHLSVVDIFDAVETTQELVKGAYATITMIAGHGLLAFNDPNGIRPLVLGRRDTPDGPIYAFASESTCFDYLGFEFIKNVGPGQAVFIDKNFQVHYKNPYNLPKAFCVFEHIYFAREDSTIHGRLVARERVRLGKMLGRKVLEAGLEPDMVIDVPSSGYFAASGLAEAIGVPYRRAMVKNNHMGRSFIVSSQAGREDIVKKKLNPIRAFVEGKKIAVVDDSIVRGTTSRRIVRILREAGAKEVYFISSAPPIVSPCIYGIDMAMSTDLIAANHTDEEICQFIGADRVIYQTLEDLQELFSEERGHGGSCFACFSGKYPTGDVSRYLRHIQEERESHRSKKDREEAKTSVSAKAPAATEH; this is encoded by the coding sequence ATGTGCGGAATTGTTGGTTTCTACGGTCCTGATGACGTCGTTCATGATATCGTGTTCGGCCTCACGGCCTTGCAGCACCGCGGGCAGGATGCCGCCGGCATCGCCACGTTCAACGGCAACTTTCACCTGCACAAGGGCAATGGACTCGTCAACGACGTGTTCAAGCCCAAGCACGTGAAGAAACTAAAGGGCAACATCGGCATCGGGCACGTGCGCTATACCACGCAGGGCTCCAACGACGCCGACCTAGCTCAGCCGTTCACCACCAGCTACCCGTTTGGGCTGGCAATGGTGCACAACGGCAACGTCATCAACTTCCGAGATGCGGCTAAGCGCCTGCACGAGAAGTACCACGTGTTGCCTAAAACGAGCAATGACTTGGAGCTCATCATGTACACCTTCGCCTCGGAGCTGCGCATCAAAGACCTCGACCACCTCTCTGTTGTCGACATCTTCGATGCCGTTGAGACGACGCAAGAACTGGTGAAAGGTGCTTACGCGACCATCACCATGATTGCAGGCCACGGTTTGCTTGCCTTCAATGACCCCAATGGTATTCGTCCGCTGGTGCTCGGGCGTCGTGATACCCCTGATGGGCCGATCTACGCCTTTGCTTCTGAGTCCACTTGCTTCGACTACCTAGGGTTTGAGTTCATCAAAAACGTGGGACCGGGACAGGCAGTGTTCATCGACAAGAACTTCCAGGTTCACTACAAGAACCCGTACAATTTGCCAAAGGCGTTTTGCGTATTTGAGCATATCTACTTTGCCCGCGAAGACTCTACCATTCACGGGCGCTTAGTGGCTCGTGAGCGGGTACGGCTGGGTAAGATGCTAGGCCGTAAAGTATTGGAAGCGGGGCTAGAGCCAGATATGGTGATTGACGTGCCATCTTCCGGCTACTTTGCTGCCTCTGGGCTTGCTGAAGCTATTGGCGTTCCGTATCGCCGCGCGATGGTGAAGAACAACCATATGGGTCGTTCGTTTATCGTGAGCAGCCAAGCTGGGCGCGAAGACATCGTGAAGAAAAAGCTCAACCCCATTCGGGCGTTTGTGGAAGGTAAGAAGATAGCTGTGGTCGACGACAGCATCGTGCGCGGCACTACTTCCCGGCGCATTGTGCGAATTCTGCGTGAAGCTGGTGCGAAGGAAGTTTACTTTATTTCTTCCGCTCCGCCCATTGTGAGTCCCTGCATCTACGGCATCGATATGGCCATGAGCACGGATCTGATTGCCGCTAACCACACAGATGAGGAGATCTGCCAGTTCATTGGCGCTGACCGAGTTATCTACCAAACTTTGGAAGACTTGCAAGAGTTGTTCAGTGAGGAGCGCGGCCATGGCGGCAGTTGCTTCGCCTGCTTCTCCGGTAAGTATCCGACCGGTGATGTGAGCCGCTACCTGCGTCACATTCAAGAAGAGCGCGAAAGCCACCGCAGCAAGAAAGACCGCGAAGAGGCGAAGACGTCTGTTAGCGCCAAAGCACCTGCTGCAACGGAACACTAA